In the Engystomops pustulosus chromosome 2, aEngPut4.maternal, whole genome shotgun sequence genome, one interval contains:
- the PSPH gene encoding phosphoserine phosphatase isoform X2 produces the protein MSSLSQLKEIFRRADAVCFDVDSTVIKEEGIDELAKFCGVGDAVAEMTRKAMGGSLTFKAALTERLALIHPSREQVQALITEHPPRLTEGIKDLIHRLHQRNIQVFLISGGFRSIVEHVATELDIPLTNVYANRLKFYFNGEYAGFDETQLTAESGGKGKVIGLLKEKFGFHNVVMIGDGATDMEACPPADCFIGFGGNVIRQQVKEKAKWYITDFEELLQELDNDSIKMNHNEIIY, from the exons ATGTCTTCCCTCTCACAGCTGAAGGAAATTTTCCGCAGGGCTGATGCCGTTTGCTTTGATGTGGATAGCACGGTTATTAAAGAGGAAGGCATAGATGAACTGGCTAAGTTCTGTGGTGTAGGAGATGCCGTGGCAGAAAT gacccGCAAAGCGATGGGAGGATCCCTGACCTTCAAGGCTGCACTGACTGAGAGACTTGCATTAATTCACCCATCAAGAGAACAAGTGCAAGCTTTGATAACAGAGCACCCTCCGAGGCTCACCGAGGGGATAAA AGATTTAATTCATAGACTGCACCAGCGAAATATTCAAGTTTTCCTGATATCTGGAGGATTTCGTAGCATTGTGGAGCATGTAGCTACAGAGCTGGACATACCACTTACTAATGTGTATGCAAACAGGCTCAAGTTTTATTTCAATG GTGAATATGCTGGATTTGATGAGACACAGCTAACTGCAGAATCTGGTGGTAAAGGAAAAGTGATTGGTTTATTAAAGGAGAAGTTTGGCTTTCATAATGTAGTAATGATTGGAGATGGAGCTACTGATATGGAAGCGTGTCCCCCTGCT GATTGTTTTATTGGATTTGGAGGCAATGTCATCAGACAACAAGTAAAGGAAAAAGCTAAGTGGTATATCACAGACTTCGAGGAGCTCCTCCAAGAACTGGACAATGATAGCATCAAAATGAACCACAATGAAATCATTTACTAA
- the LOC140118373 gene encoding THAP domain-containing protein 2-like isoform X1 has translation MPTTCAAFGCSNNSKRDNQVTFHRFPSNPERRKQWLNLVNRDNFSPSLHTFLCSKHFEESCFDRTGQTVRLRANAVPTIFIYPGHMVEKIALTRASIMRLEEKLSSGFVTDTQKNSSSPSDHSYCLPKPAEIKRKMWDLERKLEIAYKKIKIYQQRERRGKRKCLTERIRDPVQDQTPEETSKMEHSDNMCPAQKMHNITTEVT, from the exons ATGCCCACTACGTGCGCTGCCTTCGGGTGTTCTAACAACTCTAAAAGGGACAACCAAGTTACCTTTCATAG atttCCTTCAAACCCAGAAAGAAGAAAGCAGTGGCTTAACCTTGTCAACAGAGACAACTTCTCCCCAAGCCTGCACACATTTTTGTGCTCTAAACATTTTGAGGAATCCTGTTTTGACAGAACTGGTCAAACCGTACGGTTAAGGGCAAATGCAGTGCCTACAATATTCATCTATCCGGGGCATATGGTAGAAAAG ATTGCTCTTACCAGAGCTTCTATTATGAGATTAGAAGAGAAGCTTTCATCTGGATTTGTTACAGACACACAGAAAAACTCTTCCTCTCCGAGTGACCACAGTTACTGTCTACCAAAGCCTGctgaaattaaaagaaaaatgtggGACCTTGAAAGAAAATTAGAAATTGCTTATAAGAAGATTAAAATCTATCAGCAAAGAGAAAGACGAGGCAAGAGGAAATGTTTGACAGAAAGGATCAGAGATCCAGTTCAAGATCAGACACCAGAAGAAACATCCAAGATGGAGCACAGTGACAATATGTGCCCAGCGCAAAAAATGCACAATATAACTACAGAGGTGACATGA
- the LOC140118373 gene encoding uncharacterized protein isoform X2 yields the protein MVEKIALTRASIMRLEEKLSSGFVTDTQKNSSSPSDHSYCLPKPAEIKRKMWDLERKLEIAYKKIKIYQQRERRGKRKCLTERIRDPVQDQTPEETSKMEHSDNMCPAQKMHNITTEVT from the exons ATGGTAGAAAAG ATTGCTCTTACCAGAGCTTCTATTATGAGATTAGAAGAGAAGCTTTCATCTGGATTTGTTACAGACACACAGAAAAACTCTTCCTCTCCGAGTGACCACAGTTACTGTCTACCAAAGCCTGctgaaattaaaagaaaaatgtggGACCTTGAAAGAAAATTAGAAATTGCTTATAAGAAGATTAAAATCTATCAGCAAAGAGAAAGACGAGGCAAGAGGAAATGTTTGACAGAAAGGATCAGAGATCCAGTTCAAGATCAGACACCAGAAGAAACATCCAAGATGGAGCACAGTGACAATATGTGCCCAGCGCAAAAAATGCACAATATAACTACAGAGGTGACATGA
- the PSPH gene encoding phosphoserine phosphatase isoform X1, translated as MAIVWALRKVHNKMSSLSQLKEIFRRADAVCFDVDSTVIKEEGIDELAKFCGVGDAVAEMTRKAMGGSLTFKAALTERLALIHPSREQVQALITEHPPRLTEGIKDLIHRLHQRNIQVFLISGGFRSIVEHVATELDIPLTNVYANRLKFYFNGEYAGFDETQLTAESGGKGKVIGLLKEKFGFHNVVMIGDGATDMEACPPADCFIGFGGNVIRQQVKEKAKWYITDFEELLQELDNDSIKMNHNEIIY; from the exons ATGGCCATCGTCTGGGCTTTACG GAAAGTACACAACAAAATGTCTTCCCTCTCACAGCTGAAGGAAATTTTCCGCAGGGCTGATGCCGTTTGCTTTGATGTGGATAGCACGGTTATTAAAGAGGAAGGCATAGATGAACTGGCTAAGTTCTGTGGTGTAGGAGATGCCGTGGCAGAAAT gacccGCAAAGCGATGGGAGGATCCCTGACCTTCAAGGCTGCACTGACTGAGAGACTTGCATTAATTCACCCATCAAGAGAACAAGTGCAAGCTTTGATAACAGAGCACCCTCCGAGGCTCACCGAGGGGATAAA AGATTTAATTCATAGACTGCACCAGCGAAATATTCAAGTTTTCCTGATATCTGGAGGATTTCGTAGCATTGTGGAGCATGTAGCTACAGAGCTGGACATACCACTTACTAATGTGTATGCAAACAGGCTCAAGTTTTATTTCAATG GTGAATATGCTGGATTTGATGAGACACAGCTAACTGCAGAATCTGGTGGTAAAGGAAAAGTGATTGGTTTATTAAAGGAGAAGTTTGGCTTTCATAATGTAGTAATGATTGGAGATGGAGCTACTGATATGGAAGCGTGTCCCCCTGCT GATTGTTTTATTGGATTTGGAGGCAATGTCATCAGACAACAAGTAAAGGAAAAAGCTAAGTGGTATATCACAGACTTCGAGGAGCTCCTCCAAGAACTGGACAATGATAGCATCAAAATGAACCACAATGAAATCATTTACTAA